GAAGAAACGACAGAGTTCAATAATAAATGGATCAATAAGGGGTATAAAGCCCAAAGTAAAAAGGTACGTACATACAAAGGAAAACCAGCTTTGAAAGAAGTAATCCTTTGATTTGCATTAGGAATTAGAATTGGGAAATCGAAACTCCAGTAGCAATCTCAACGAACAACAGAAATCAAGCCTTCAGTAATATGTGAAGGGAAAACATCGGCACGATCATGAGAGGACATAGAGGAAACCTGGTTCCTAATTGATTCTCTATCAGTATAAAAAGAAAGTTCATAAGGGATAATCTTGTCTACTGTGGGTTCATGGATTGGCTCATTGGAATCCCTACTTCTAGTAGAAGACCTATGTGTGAGGGAAGCCCTAGTTCTAGAAGCTGAAGGAGGAGTGGAACTAGGTAGAGAGGAAGAAGAACCTCTAATAGCAACCAACCCTAGACTGCATAATCTTCCCCCTTTTCTGCTTCTAGTAAGAGCAAGGGGAAGTTCATCAATAATAGGAACTTTTTGGGGATTAGGgttcgaagaagacatagctgTACGAGGAAGAAGAGAAGATTGAAGATTCAAAGATGTAAAACTTTTatgagaaagaaaagacaaaggtAATATTTATACTCAAAAGAACCGTCAAACAAAAAAGGTAATGATGGGAACGTCATAATGAAAACTGTCACTTCGTGATTGATGTAAGCCGTAAAAAATCCTTAAAAGGCATTAAAGGGTTGCAGAACCAATCAAAAGTCACCACGTGTCAcatgcattaaatggaagtgacatgcGAAACGTCAGTTCTGGAGAAGTTATGATGATAAATATGATGGCGGCAAAAATTCCCGCTTTAATGAGATCCACTTCACAAATATTAAATTGATGAATAAATGACaagtgaggggactatctgtattgggaaaaatcaagttaacatttggaattaattatgtgctGACATGTCAAAACACGTGGATCAATGAAAGAATGACAACTGGCAAAGAATATTCAAAAAGACACGAGCCTTAATAGGCAGGGGCGAATCTACCTTATAGGATCGGGGTGGTACGTCACCCGTGCGGTAGAAATTCTAAATAAATCTGTTGATTTCTATGTAAAATGAGTTATATATAAAAAGTGGCACCCTGATTACAGAAACTTCGTGTGGGTGCCATGGTTAGGCGTTGGTGCTGAAGTCTCTCATTCACCGTATGTGTTTGGGTACAATTCCCAGTAGCAGCACTTTTTTAAGCACTTctatgtttcttttattttaaaatctttttCGTGCTTATTAACCCTAAATTTCCTTCATTCTCTACTGGGCCTGGGGTCCTcgtctcttctttcttttcttttcctcctctttcattttaccctTTTTCTCTTCCCGTTATTTGCTAGTAAATCCTccatcttctttctttcttttttttaaatttctttacATTAGCCTATATTTTGTTTCCTACAATTATATTATTTCATAAGCAATTTCTTTCTATGCATAATTTTAAAATTCTAAGTAATATATAGTTTCTCTTTTTGGTGATACAATATTAGTAATTTATATATTGGAGTATAATTTGAACAGTGTCATTTgttgatttttgaaaaaaaaaacatgatTAAAAGAAGTTTTAAGTTGATTCTCATAGAttgatatttttaaaattttggctTTGAAAATAATTGTGATATAACTcaataattaaattaaaaaaattaaaccaagaataataatcaattaataaaatcaaacaaaaattatATACTAGTAATTAAGCTACTCTTTAAGAAAACTTTCCACATGGAGGCGtaatttcataaaataatttttttttttggtaattttatcCTAGAAAATAGTAAACCAAACGTAAAAATTGAACTAAAATCGAACTTCTTTGCTTTTTTAAATAAAAGACCTAATTGGAATAACCAAAAAATAACTGAATCATCTATTCTTCCTATTTTGTCTTTCTGGCTAGTGGTaggtgtgtgtgtgtctatatatatatatatatatatatatatatatatatatatggcaccCGTAACTTccaaatcctagatccgcctctgttAATAGATACGGGCAAAGATTCAAGAAACAGGAAGGAACGGttactcggacctcttggtaatTTGAAGAGACATTGGAGGAATGAACCTAGATAGCAAAAAGTACAGGTACGTATTATCCGTAATTAATGAGCATCAATGATAGAAAACGTTATAAAATCTTCACGAAATAGTTACGATTGtcaattataacgttacattagTGCCATTAATTGCTCATAATGGCTCTGTTATGGGAGGAAATTAAAGAAACgtattacttagaaatagctataaaaggagagaaatAACATTTGTAAAGGGACACAGAATATTATTGGAATGCACTGATTTACTTTGTTTTGCTTACTTTGTTACCTTTCAATTCAATTCTTCCATTTAATTACTTAGTCATTTTCTTATTTGTTTATCAGTTactcgagttcttctaaaattaagctttgaccgaaattcttATTTTCTGGTCAAACAGTATCCAAACCACAAAGGGACAGTACTATACATAAAGATGATTAATGAGTGACAACGCATTGCTGGACAGTTTAATAATAACTGTCATGCTTCTATTTATGATGTCCTTCACATCTGGATTTACCTTCCGTCCGGAGAAACCATCAGTGCATGAATCTGCGTCTGTTATTACAGCACTTGCATATGTCTTGGCGTTAGCCAACTGAAATTCCTTATCTTTATCACCCAAATGTCCCATTGCTTCAACAGCCAGCTTGAGTTCGTACACTGCGTCCTTGACATCTTCCATACAGTCTTTAATAGCGGCGGCTTCATATCGGGTTATTCCCTTCTGTTCTTTCTGTCTCGAGACAATAACAGAGGCGTCGCGTGCGCCTTTTATGGCTACATTAAGGGCTTTTATGCACAGCAGTGTGGAGTTGCTTTTCACTGAAGAGGCATAGGGTGTTAGTGTTTTCTGGCAAAGTGAAGGATATGTGGTGATGTTGCATTTGGTCTTGACGAAGTTTGTGTAGGCTGTGTT
This sequence is a window from Nicotiana sylvestris chromosome 3, ASM39365v2, whole genome shotgun sequence. Protein-coding genes within it:
- the LOC104215170 gene encoding pectinesterase inhibitor 4-like yields the protein MEAYSTCKSLMLPLLTIVLFISLTQPAVTAAKDSNTAYTNFVKTKCNITTYPSLCQKTLTPYASSVKSNSTLLCIKALNVAIKGARDASVIVSRQKEQKGITRYEAAAIKDCMEDVKDAVYELKLAVEAMGHLGDKDKEFQLANAKTYASAVITDADSCTDGFSGRKVNPDVKDIINRSMTVIIKLSSNALSLINHLYV